The following nucleotide sequence is from Kiritimatiella glycovorans.
CACGGTCCACCTGAACGATGTCGCCTTCGCGGACGAAGTAGAGGTTCTTCACGCCGGGGATGGATATCGCACCCACTGGCTCTTTGCCGGCCACGGCCAGAATTCCCACTACGCGGATGCCTGGCGGAAGCGCGGCAGGTCCGGCGCTGACGAAGCCTTCGTCATCCGTCAGCCCCCGCATCGCAAACGGGTCGCCGGTCGGCATCCGGGGCGGAGGCGTAACCTCCGCCGCGGCGGTTCCCGCCGGCGCAGCCTTCTCTACCGCATTCGTCGCGACGCCAGCGGACACGCCGTCCTGCGCCATCGCCGGAACGGCAACGGCCCCCCATAGCCACAGAAACCATATCGCTTGTTTCATCGTCTTCTCCAATCACTATTGACCAATCACCAATGACTAATGACCAATGACCATGTCCTACCTCGCCGCCCGCGTGGCCGTCAGCACGGCCAGGTAGAACCCGAAATATACGAGCCCGACAAAGCCCCCCACCACAACGAATACGGCGGGTTCGACCAGTTTACTGAGCAACGTCACACGGCGGGTGAGCTGATCCTCCGAAAATCGGCCGACCTCCAGCAGACTCTCGTCCATGTGGCCGCCTTCCTCGCTGACGCTGACCAGCGTGTGCGCCATCGGCGTGAGCCGGTACAACTCCGTGGCCTCGATGCTCTTGCTCAAACTGGAACCGTCGCGCAGCATCGCGCGCACGCGCTCGAACTGCGCCGCGTAAATCCAATTGCTCATCGTGCCCCGCACGAGATCCACGGCCGCCAGCACGTCGAGGCCGCTGCCCAGCAGCGAACCCATCGTGGAACACCACATCGCGTTGGCATGGAAGCGCAACACACCGCCCAGCAGCGGAACCCGCAGCGCGATCGCGTCCACCCATTCGCCGGAACGCGCCGTGCGCCGCAAGGCCACCACAAGCACGACCAGCACCACCGGGGCGAGCAGGACATACAACCCGTACTCGGTCAGGAAACCGTCAAGCGCAATGACCATGCGCGTGGGCAGCGGCAATTCGACGCCTTTACGGCTGGATTCGATGAACTTCATCACCGCCGGAAAGACCTTGCGCACCATGAACGCGCCAATACCCATGGCCGCCACGAGCACGACGGTGGGATAGCTGAACGCCTGTAGAATCTGCTCGCGGGTCTTGCGCGCGCGCTCCTTGAGCCCCGCCGCATGCACGGCCATGGTGTCGAGCGTGCCGTTGGCCTCGCCCACGCCCAGCAAACCGATGGTCACCCGGTCGATCCCCGGCAGATTCTCGGCCAGGGCCTTGCTGAACGACTTGCCTTCGCGAATGCGTTCCGCCGTGTGCCGCAGCGCCTTTTGCATGGGCGGCGGGGCCGTGCGCGCCAGGGCGGTCAGCGCCGTGAGGATCGGCACGCCGGAACGCAGGAGCGAGCCGAGTTGCCGCAACACCAGCTCGACGCTGCTGGATCGGATCGTGATGCGGTCCAGCAGCCGTTCCAGGAACTTCGATTTCCCCGAACCCGTATGGCCGGCCGGCGCCGGGGCCAGCGACAGCACGCTGGCGCCGTCGGCCCGCAGGCGTTCGGCCGCTTCGCGTTCCGATGCCGCCTCCAGCGTGCCTTCACGCCGTATGCCGCCCTGCAAAACGATGTAGCGGAATCCAGGCATCAGACGTCAACCTCCCCGACGAACGTCACCCGCCGCACTTCCTCCGGCGTGGTGAGCCCGGCCGCCACCTTGTCCGCCCCGTCCTGCGCCAGGGTCGGCAGCTTGCGCTGCTCGAATGCGAAATCGGCCATGCTATCCTCCGATGCATCGGCCACGACCAGGTCGCGCAGCGCGCGGTCCACGGGCGTCATTTCGTAGAGCCCGAGACGCCCCGCGTACCCGAGCTGGCCGCAGAACGCGCAACCGCGCGCGCGGGCAACCTGCGGCGGCGCGGCCGGATTCCAGCCGAACTCGGCGCATTGCGCTTCGGTTGCGGGCTCGCGAACGACGCAATGCGGACAGGGGCGCCGGACGAGCCGCTGGGCCACCACCAGCCGCAGGGTCGAGGCCGCCAGTTCCCGCGACACGCCGAGATTCAGCAGGCGCGTGATCACGGACACCGACGTGTTGGCGTGCAGCGTCGCCAGCACGATGTGCCCGGTAAGCGCGCTCTTGACCGCGATGTCCGCCGTTTCCGGGTCGCGGATTTCGCCGATCATGACGATATCCGGGTCATGCCGCAGCACGCTGCGCAGCGCCTTGGCGAACGACACCCGCTCGCCGTCGATCTGAATCTGGTTCACGCCTTTGAGCGGGATTTCGACCGGGTTCTCGATGGTCAGGATATGCTGCGTGCCCGGTTCGCGCAGATGGCGCAGCGCGGCGTACAGCGTCGTGGTCTTGCCGCTGCCGGTCGGCCCGGACAGCAGAATCACGCCGTAGGCCTGTTCCAGCGCGGCGCGCATCATGCCGTAGTGCATCTCGCTCATGCCGAGCGCGTCCAGCCGGTCCAGCTCTTCCGATACGGCCGCCGTGGCCAGGATGCGCAGCGTGACCTTCTCGCCGTGCGTCGTGGGAATCACCGCCACGCGCATGGCAATGGACTCGCCCAGGCTGTCCATCACGATCTGGCCGTCCTGGGGCGCGCGCCGTTCGGAAATGTCCAACCGCGCCGCCACCTTCACCGCCGAGATCAAATCCGCCATGAAGGCGGGGGGATATTCGCTCACGACGCGCATCATGCCGTCCACGCGCATGCGCGCCACGCCCATGCCTTCTTCGGGATCGAGATGGATGTCCGAACAGTGAATCTGGATCGCCCGGTTGACCAGCCGCTCCAGCGCGGCCAGCGCCGTCGGCGTCTCGTCGCCGGCCGCTCCGGCATAGTATCGCTCGATCGCGCGGGCAACCGCTTCCGGGCGCGAGGCGGTCACCGTCCGAACGCGCATGCCCAGCCGGCTTTCGAGTTCCATGACGCCGATGGGATCGTCGGGATTGGCCTGCGCCACGGTCAGCGTCTCGCCCTCCAGCGCCACCGGCAGCAGCCCGTAGCGCCGGGCCAGCCGCGCCGGGACCCGCGCAAGGGCCGCCTCCGCAATGGCGACCTTGGAGAGATCGACTGTCTGTTGCCCGCTCATGCGCCGCCCCCTCCGTACAGATGGAGCACGAGCGTGAAGCGCAGCACCAGCGGCGGCGCGGTGGCGCCGCCGAACCCGTCGCTCTCCCTCAACAGTCCGATCGAGACATCGCGCAGTTCCCACAGGAGCGGCTCGCGGCGCGCCTCGTCGAGAAACCCGTAGATCGCGCCGAACCGCCCCGCCAGCTCGTACGCCGAGGCCACCGTCGGGACCGGAGCGTCGCCGGGGCTCTCCACCGCCGTATTCTTCAACACATGCAGACCGTGCCGGCCCGCGAGCGCCAGCAGCGCGGCATTCGCGTCCGCCTTGCCGGCGTCCAGCCGGTAGGCGCTGGTCTTTTCGACCTCCGCCAGCTCGGCGGCGCGGTCCTGGAGACTGCGTTGCAGGTTTTCGGCGCGCAGTTCTTCCTCCTGGATCTCCGGGTCGTCCGCCGGCGCGGGCACAGTCACGGGCACGCCCTTATCGGCCAGGGTCTTGCGCTCCGCGGCCAACTCGCGGTCCAGCGGGTCGAGGACTTTCGTCCGGGCGGCGATTACCACGCCCATGGCGAGCACGATGCCGATGATGATTCGGTGAAACGCCGTGAAGCGTTGCCAGAACGTCAGAAACTCGCGTTTCCACTGGCGCAGTGCGCGCCTTAATGCCCGCATCATGATGCCACTCCTGTTGGCTGAAAAGAACTCACCACGGAGGCACGGAGGCACGGAGCCGACGCGCTGGGAATAGGCTGATTGTTCAAAGCTTCAGCAATGAACTCAGTGTCTCCGTGTCTCTGTGGTGAATTTGACGACGGGAGAGGGGGACTCACCACGGAGGCACGGAGGCACGGAGCCGACGCGCTGGGAATAGGCTGATTGTTCAAAGCTTCAGCAATGAACTCAGTGTCTCCGTGTCTCTGTGGTGAACTTGACGACGGGAGAGGGGGACTCACCACGGAGGCACGGAGGCACGGAGAAGAGAAGACAAGAGAGGAGATTTTCATAGAACCATCCGTTTGATGCCATGCTTGAGCACGGGAACATTGAAATTGATAAGCAACCCGACTCTGCATCCGGTCAGCTTCATGTAGGTGAGCAATTGCGCTTCGTGAATGGGCTCCAGTTCCTTGACGGCCTTCAGTTCCACAACCACTTTCCCGTGCACGACGAGGTCCAGGCGCAAGTCCTCGCCGACTCGCTCACCCTTGTACAGCAGGGGCAATCTCACCTGGGTCTCGGACGCTACGCTGCGAAGGCGCAACTCGTGGCATAGGCTTCTTTCGTAAATCTCCTCGTACAGACCGGGACCCCAGTGCTTGTGCACCTCGATGGCCGCCCCGATGATCTGCTCCGTCAGCTCTGCTTCCACCATGCCCATTCCATCTCCTCTTCCGCGCCCCCAAACACTGCTCCGTGCCTCCGTGTCTCCGTGGTGAGTTCTTCATTCCGGCACCACCGTATAGCGGAAGCGCTGCGCGTATTGGCCTTCGATCGTTTCCAAGCCGCCGAACTCGCGGCGCAGCCCCTCGCGCCGCCCCATCTCGCGCAGCGCCGCGTCGAGCTGGGTCAGTCCGTCCTGCCAGCGGGTGAGGCCCACGATTTCGAATCCGCCGCCCTCGCGCTGTTTGACCGATCCCAGGCACGAATAGGCCGGCATGTGCTGGGCCAGCGTCTCCAAGAGTGGCAGCAGTCCGTGCGGCAGACAGCGCCGCCCGGCCAGCATCTCCTTCTTCGTCACGATCGCGGTCTGGCGCTTCCGCAGCGCTTCGCTCTCGCCCGCCGCCTTCTTCCGCGCGCTCTCCAGCGTCTCCCACGCCTTGAGGTTGGCCTGCGCGCGGCACAGGTCGTGGTGCAGGGTCTGCCGCCGCCATCCCACCCAGACCAGCGAGAAGGCCAGAATGATGAAGAGCAGCACCGTCCCGTGCCGGTGCGGATCGCGCGGACGCGGCGGAAGCCCGATCCACGGACAGGCGTCTTCCACGCCACCGACGCGCCCGCCCGCAGTCCCGCGCAACGCCGCTTCCTCAAGCTCCGGCAGCGCGAGGTACTCGACATCCGCGCACGAGCCGATGTAGGGCGCAATTCGGCCTTGAAGCTGTTCGACCTCGCCCGGCAACACAACCGTCATGGGCACGGCATCGTGTACACTCAAGCGCTCCCGTGCGCGCTCCGCGCGTTCGCGCGCCGTCGGGTCCGATGCCGCGTCCAGCCCCAGCGGGATCGTCGCCGTCATGAACGGCTGGGGATCGTTGGCCGGCACGGCGTAGAAGCTCGTACGCTCGCGAACGATGAGCAGCCGCCGGTTCGGCGCGCGATGCGCATGCGCGGCCAGTATTGCCAGTTCGAGCGACCCCGCGCCCTCGAACGCCACGCCCTCGCTTTCCGCGTCCGCCACGAAGCGATTCAGCCGTTCGATCTCGAACGACGCGGCCAGCAGCGCCTTGCGGTCGCCGCCCATCTCGTAAAGATGCGCCCGCGCCGCCGCCAGCCGATGCCCGGCCGCTTCCAGTCCCGCCTCGCCCTGCGCCTCGTAAGCCAGCGCGGTCTGCAATTCCTCGTCCGAGGCGTCCTCCGGCAATTCCGCCAGAAGCGCATGCACATCACCCGACAGCAGCACGCGCAAGCGCTTTGCCCGGGATTGGGCAATGAAATCCAGAATGGTCTTCGGCAACCCGCGCCCGGCGCGCGACGCCTCCTCCGCGCGATCGACGCACGTCCATTCGCCATGCCCGCGTTTCAGGGCATACGCCCGCCACGCCAGCCCGTCATGGACGGCGACCACCAGCGATTTGCTCTGTCCGGGTAATCTCATGGCTGTTCTGACCTGTTATTCATGCTCACCACGGAGACACGGAGGCACGGAGGAGAGATGAAGGGGATTCTCTCTGTGCCTCTGTGTCTCCGTGGTTGTTCTCTCTTCAACGGCATCATCATGCTACGGCTCCCTTTGGAGTTGCTCCGCTAGATAGAGGGTGATGAAGTTCGCGCCGGGCCGGATCTCAACGGATTGGGCTCCCGAATGCCACGCGTTATTCGTTGTGCCGCCGCCTGCGTTGAACCCGTACGCAAAGACCTGCCTGATCCCCGGAAACAGGTTCGAGAACACAACCGGGGTTCCTGCCGTGAGCGATTTTGACAGAGGCCCCGTTGTATTGGGAACGGCCAGGAGGACGTTTCCAGCAGTCAGAAACTCGTGCTGGGGCAATGCATACCAGTTTGTACCGGTCACGGACGGAGGTTCATTGCTGTTCGTCGACATACAGACATAGACATCCGCGTTGGTGCTGCACAGGTCGCCCGGAAAGTAGTTTGTGGTGGACGACCAGAGGGATGGCGCATTCGTGTTGGGGCTCATCCATGCGCAGAGAGCGAGTCGTGGGTTCCTGTGCAGAGCACGTACCTCCACCCGTAGCCAGCAGTTCGAAACGCTCGCAAAGGAGTATTCCACGTCATTGGTCAGCCAACCCGCACGGTCTTTCACTCTCGCCACGAGCTGTGTTCCGTTGATCAACTCGATCGGCTCGCCGAATCCGTCGTAGAAATTGGTGTCCGAAGCAACCACATAGGGTCCGGCCCAGCCCGCGTGTAAACCGGCAGTAATGGGCGCATAGCCAGGCACATCGAAACTATACGAAAGGTGCTGGAACGTGTTGGTGCTGGTAACGAGTTCACCCAGCGAATTCGGCAACCTCCCCATGTCGCGGACGAAGCGGCCGGCTTCCACGCCGTTGCCGACGACGGCTTCGCGGATCAGGCGCATGCGCGTGACCGTTTCGTCGTAGCGGCCCCGGTTGGCGAGATCGCTGGCGCCAACCAGCATCATGCTCGCCAGGCCGGCCATCAGGGCCAGGACGACCACCAGCTCGATCAGCGTCATGCCCGCGCGCGGGTCTGACGCCGGTGCAGCATCGGCGGAAAGCGGACGCTCACCACGGAGGCCACGCCTCCGGCGTGGTAAACACGGACCTTGCCACGCCAGGGGCGTGGGCACGGAGAAGCGTTTGCTATTCCTCGCCCTCTGCGGCACTCCGTGCCTCGGTGTCTCCGTGGTGAGTTCTTTGGAAAGCGGACGCTCACCACGGAGGCACGGAAACACGGAGAAGACTCTGCGCTTCCGCTCTCTCTGCGGCCCTCCGTGCCTCGGTGTCTCTGTGGTGAGTTCTTTCATATCTTCTGCCCCTCCAACCGGATTACTCGTCGAACGTCAGTTGCCGTTTCAGCTCTTCGCGTTTCTCGGCGTTGAACCTCCCGCTGTTCGTGCTGGGGTACAGAAACAGGTTCGTGAATCCGGCGGACGGATAGTCGTTGCTCACCACCACCTCATACGGATCCCCATACGGGTCGAGCAATGCGCGGTA
It contains:
- a CDS encoding GspE/PulE family protein — its product is MSGQQTVDLSKVAIAEAALARVPARLARRYGLLPVALEGETLTVAQANPDDPIGVMELESRLGMRVRTVTASRPEAVARAIERYYAGAAGDETPTALAALERLVNRAIQIHCSDIHLDPEEGMGVARMRVDGMMRVVSEYPPAFMADLISAVKVAARLDISERRAPQDGQIVMDSLGESIAMRVAVIPTTHGEKVTLRILATAAVSEELDRLDALGMSEMHYGMMRAALEQAYGVILLSGPTGSGKTTTLYAALRHLREPGTQHILTIENPVEIPLKGVNQIQIDGERVSFAKALRSVLRHDPDIVMIGEIRDPETADIAVKSALTGHIVLATLHANTSVSVITRLLNLGVSRELAASTLRLVVAQRLVRRPCPHCVVREPATEAQCAEFGWNPAAPPQVARARGCAFCGQLGYAGRLGLYEMTPVDRALRDLVVADASEDSMADFAFEQRKLPTLAQDGADKVAAGLTTPEEVRRVTFVGEVDV
- a CDS encoding GxxExxY protein; this encodes MGMVEAELTEQIIGAAIEVHKHWGPGLYEEIYERSLCHELRLRSVASETQVRLPLLYKGERVGEDLRLDLVVHGKVVVELKAVKELEPIHEAQLLTYMKLTGCRVGLLINFNVPVLKHGIKRMVL
- a CDS encoding type II secretion system protein, encoding MKELTTETPRHGGPQRERKRRVFSVFPCLRGERPLSKELTTETPRHGVPQRARNSKRFSVPTPLAWQGPCLPRRRRGLRGERPLSADAAPASDPRAGMTLIELVVVLALMAGLASMMLVGASDLANRGRYDETVTRMRLIREAVVGNGVEAGRFVRDMGRLPNSLGELVTSTNTFQHLSYSFDVPGYAPITAGLHAGWAGPYVVASDTNFYDGFGEPIELINGTQLVARVKDRAGWLTNDVEYSFASVSNCWLRVEVRALHRNPRLALCAWMSPNTNAPSLWSSTTNYFPGDLCSTNADVYVCMSTNSNEPPSVTGTNWYALPQHEFLTAGNVLLAVPNTTGPLSKSLTAGTPVVFSNLFPGIRQVFAYGFNAGGGTTNNAWHSGAQSVEIRPGANFITLYLAEQLQREP
- a CDS encoding type II secretion system F family protein, whose amino-acid sequence is MPGFRYIVLQGGIRREGTLEAASEREAAERLRADGASVLSLAPAPAGHTGSGKSKFLERLLDRITIRSSSVELVLRQLGSLLRSGVPILTALTALARTAPPPMQKALRHTAERIREGKSFSKALAENLPGIDRVTIGLLGVGEANGTLDTMAVHAAGLKERARKTREQILQAFSYPTVVLVAAMGIGAFMVRKVFPAVMKFIESSRKGVELPLPTRMVIALDGFLTEYGLYVLLAPVVLVVLVVALRRTARSGEWVDAIALRVPLLGGVLRFHANAMWCSTMGSLLGSGLDVLAAVDLVRGTMSNWIYAAQFERVRAMLRDGSSLSKSIEATELYRLTPMAHTLVSVSEEGGHMDESLLEVGRFSEDQLTRRVTLLSKLVEPAVFVVVGGFVGLVYFGFYLAVLTATRAAR